A segment of the Mercurialis annua linkage group LG4, ddMerAnnu1.2, whole genome shotgun sequence genome:
tgtCAAATAAAGAGAGTTAAAAACATAAACTGACAAGCGAAATGATTCGCCGGAAGATGAAACGACTCGCCTGAAACAAACCTAAATCTTACGAGGCATAAACACCAAGGTTTTAGCTCACTTGCGGGAGAGTTAAATGTGGAAACCGAATTCCAGCATAACTATAATGGAATCGAGTCGTACAGGATCTATTCTTTTGGGACTCCTAGCGCTCGCCCAAAAGGCCAAAGTCTGATGATTTCGGCATTCGAGTTCACAAGACTCGCTAAACGTGAAGATTAAAGAAGAATTTGCCTGAATCTTCAGAATGACCGACTCCTAGAGGACTTGGTAAAAACGCATCGCCCAAGCATATCGCCAGAGACCTAATACATGAAGAATAATATGTAAAGGACCGAATATACGGGATCTCTTTCCTATTCGGATACAAACTCCTATCTATAAAGATAAgctcatttgaaaattattcCTAAATAAGATTTACTTTAAATAaagaatcactttcctattcaaaaaaaatgctattaaatagaaattattttcaTGTTCGAAGTCCACAAAAATATCCATTGCCGCCTATAGATATAGATGAGAGGTATATCCTAGGCTACCTGCACATTTTCTTCGCGAAGGATTCAATAATTGACTCGAGTAGCTTGAGCTCAAataatatcaactcaattttGAATAGTACTAAGTCAATTTAAATCTTtcagataaattttttaaaagggaTAGAAaggataaattttttaaaagggatagaaaagaaaaattaaagtaaatagtACTAATAGAAATTGTCATTTAAAATATACTACCATCTAAAAGAAATAGtgtaacaataaaaaaatagtgtcaattaaattaagataaaagGAATTTATTTATGCCTTTAAAGCATCTCTATTACCAGAAAAATTTATCCAActtaaacattttttatttttaaactaatttcaatagatttattttaaaaaaataccagCTAATCTGTTTTTGGAAATTATAGTTTCGGAAACTGAAggaaaaaaacttgaaacataTTTTTTACTGTTCAGCAAATCGTTTCCgatcaaatattatttatgtgATAAAAGCTAGTATTCAAAAGTAGAAAGCATGCTAAGATGAGTTTCGGTGTTTATATCAGTTCTAATCGAATTTTCAATTACTGattcaaactaaaaaaaaatgtgtttcaaataaaaaaataaaaatttatactaaacttttaaaacaagttatagttgataattttattttacatctAGACCTAATATTTGTTTATTGGTATAAAAGATGGTGTGATGTTTAAATCTTAAATTATCACAttttaaaggcttaaatgcTTTAAATTGAAGTTTTAATATTTGCCATATTGAACTccaactttttatatttttattattcaaaacaCCAACCAATTTTCCGTTAAAAAATACTGATGTGTACGCCAGAACAATATACCaacagaaaaaaataataaaatttataatttttaaagcaattaagccGATTTTAAATAATACCACTACCAGCGTACCAacggataaaaaaaatataaaaagtgataaaaataaataaggaaagaagagagaaaaacaAGTAGAGTGGTGTTATTTAAAGGGAAATAATTTACATTTATTTCTCTGTGTTCTCCTCCACATTTGTGTTCTGTTCTGTTCTGTTCTGCTTCTGTTGTAGTACTATTTATTTCTCCATTTTCTTCAAATAACAGAAGCACAAACATAACCATTTGCTACCTTAAATCTGCTTCTTCATCTTCTAAACTCTCTTCATTTTTCAATTCAGATCTCATTCTCATGTATTTCTTTTaagttcatataatttttttgtttttgctctgtttttcttgaaaaaacaatacaaaaatgGAGGGGTTAACAACAACAAGAATAATTCCGGAGGCATTTGAAGGTGCAAGAGATGACTTGTCAATGCAGTTTCTGATAGTTTGGGATCAGGTCAAAGCGCCATTGATCGTCCCTTTACTGCGACTGGCCGTCGCTATATGTTTGTTTATGTCGCTAATGCTCTTCTTTGAAAGAGTTTACATGGGTGTTGTCATTTCCCTCGTCAAGATTTTTGGTCGCAAACCTGAGAAACGCTACAAATGGGAGCCTTTGAAAGATGATGTTGAGTTGGGGAACTCTGTTTATCCTATGGTTCTTGTTCAAATCCCCATGTACAATGAGCGCGAGGTCATTTTCTTTTCCAGTTTTATATTTCGGCGtttcgtttttatttttaaaatgagtttatatacaaaaaaaaattatttcactGTTTTTCATAGCATTTTATCTTTGACCTCTCGGTAGTCCGAAATAGACCTTTTGCTAAACCTAAATCGTTACGaactctttttgttttttttttttaattttcaacacGAGTTCGAGTTGAAGTTCACTCTAACTTTAAAATAGTTCCGCGGCTGGGTGTAGACGTTTTTGTTTTCGTGCTACCTATTTTATATGTACATTCTTGTCAAATATATTATCttctgttttaattttaattttttttgtttcagtaGTATTATATAGCTTTTTAATCTggtaaaaataaacattttattgGTATTTTTGTAGGTGTATCAACTTTCTATAGGAGCAGCATGTGGTCTATCATGGCCATCTGACCGGATCATAATTCAAGTACTTGACGATTCAACTGACCCGACAATCAAGGCAAGTACTAAAACATTCAACAGCTTTCTTAATTATACTTAATTAATGACAGCCATCTAATcatgattaattaataattaatgcaGGATTTAGTGGAAATAGAGTGTCAAAGATGGGCAAGCAAAGGCATTAATATTAAGTACGAGATTAGAGATAATAGAAATGGGTATAAAGCTGGAGCTTTAAAAGAAGGCATGAAACGAAGCTACGTCAAAAATTGTGACTTTGTAGCCATTTTTGATGCCGATTTTCAACCCGAACCGGACTTTTTGTGGCGAACCGTTCCTTTTCTGGTTCATAATCCTGAACTGGGTTTGGTTCAGTCTCGTTGGAAATTCGGTAATTTCTCttaattttacttaatttgGTTGTTAATTACTTAATCATTTCTGCCTCACTAATTAATCTGTGGGCTGTTTTTTGATATCACTGTTTTCAAGAGACTGTCGGTGGGTCTTTTTCTTAGGTGTTTTAGATACTGGTTGGGTACGGTTATGTGTCTATGCCACGCTGTCCATTTAGCTTTTTGACACATGGATTGAATattttaacattataataattaattcaataaatttatataaacaagATTAAAACATGAAAGTactagtaatattttaaaaaaattgtacgcataaatttaaaattattaagtggctgaattgatataattaatatgttcaatttttgaataaataagTTTTACTGATGTTTTAGTCATttcttgaaataaaattatttttataactatttaaaatcttgcttttttctttcttttttgttttgagGAAAtgcttttttctttctttgattGGAATAAATGTTATTATTTCAAGTCAAAATTAAACCTTAAAATCCagttaaatgaaaaaaaaaattaaagaaaattccatgtaaaagaaaacaaaaatgacAATGGCTGATGGGCCATTGTGCTTCCAATGGCCAACAAAGTAAAGTATACCCAAAAATAATTTAGTTCCcaagaaaaatccaaaatatttGGTTCATACATACATATAGTTTATTTGATGTGCGTTTTTAAAGAAGAATAGAAAAGGTTATtgtaaccaaaaaaaaaagagaatagaAAAGGtgaactaattttatttttcttatattcATATGACGTGTGAGTTTATGCATCACACAATGTAGGAAAaagtttttcattttataataatatgagAAAAGAAAATTCTATATTCAGATTAAATTAAAGTTTTCCACAACTCACAAGTACTATCtttgaaaatttcaaatttaattctcCTTTCCTCAtcataatagaaaaaaaagagtttaaatcatATCTGCTTAaacatttaagaaaaaaatcatcttaatttttaaatttataattcagTAAAAAAATACTCATCTATAACCATTTTACAACTAAAGGTGATAttttatactccctctgtcccactttagaagtcccatttgactttacacacagattaagaaaatattaattatctttgtcttttcatgttttttcatgttttgcccctattaatgatagtggaattttcatAGAACtattttaagataactaaaagagggggtaaaatagggtattcagTAGAAAAgcattctaaaaatagtaatgagactttttaaatgggacatcccaaaatagaatatgggacttcttaaacaggacggagggagtatattttatgTCAATAGGaataatattttctgtttttatacTAATTAAGGAAAAAAGTGGGCGTTCTGGAAtttcttcatgatatacaaTTTTAGTCtcatttgattaaaatatataaaatattatatttaatcgATCAAAATAACTGAAATGTGAATAGTTTGATTCCGAATCACAAATTCAGTAACCGCTTCACCCTTTgctcaaaaacaaattaatgtCCAAGAATTTACATAAGGATTTGGGTTGATTGAAAATGGAGCAACAAGGATGGTCCATGTGAATTGGAGAACCCAACCATGCTCAACCAAATAGTAACATTTTGGCTACAATTTAgctgtttatcatttttattctgCAAAAAGCTGCAAATTTGTCCACACTTTAATGACTAGGGTATTTTTGGGTGGGTGGATCTACCCTCATCAATGTCAAAAGATCAATAGGGTAGCTATATAGGTGGCCATTGTGGACTATAATCATAAGGGTATAAATGTCACAAATTTGTAAActtaaagatagaaaaaaagaaaaaaaaattgatgttcTTCTTATTATTCCCAGCCAGCAGCTGCATGTGCAAATCTTTAATGGTGGACCTTAAGCTCATGTCACTGTCTTAGCTCTACTAACCGACATTTGATGAGTTTgatgtttgttttatttatttatttaggaaaaaaaaacattattggGTGTTGTATTTAATCATTATTATTActcatgattaaaaaaattgatgtttATGCCAGCTATTTATGTTGGTGACGTGGCGAAGTGGGTTTTGTTTTGCAGTGAATTCTGATGAGTGCTTGATGACAAGAATGCAAGAAATGTCTTTGGATTATCATTTTACTGTTGAGCAAGAAGTGGGATCTTCTACTTATGCTTTCTTTGGCTTCAACGGTAATCTTACTCAATTAATCACTGATTGAACTGAAATTAACATTTGTCTTAATCATGTTGAATTAGTACTCaacttttagtttttatttaaaaatattaatagtaaTTAAATCATCGGATTTGGACCGGATTCAACTCGTTTACATTCAAATCTAATCTGCAATTGGGCCCGTAATAAGTCCGATTTTTATGGACAGCTCgtagttttattattatgtaGTTTCTCATGTATGTACGTAAAAGTCCGGTCCGGTATGTACAAATTTAACGCACGGACTAGACTTGAATAGTAAATATGTGACTCAAATCAAACTCGGATTGGGCGGAGTTACATTAAAAATAGTTAAGTCCGATTTGGCCCGGTAATAATGAAAGATTGTAACGGAACAGGAACGGCAGGAGTATGGAGAATAGCTGCACTGAATGAAGCTGGAGGGTGGAAGGACAGGACAACAGTAGAGGACATGGACCTTGCTGTCCGAGCCAGTCTCAAAGGATGGAAATTTTTGTATCTTGGTACTCTTAAGGTAATTACAACTACTAAATTCCAAATTTAACATTTCCAGTTAATTAATCTAGTTGATTAATAATTGATAccctcataattttttttttattttagtcaaCAAATTGATAACTTATGTTATAAAATCTGACAAGCTCATGTGCTATAACCTACCATTTCGAGTAAAATAGCTACTACTTGCTTTGATTATTGTATCTTTTTATTCTGACAAAGATAGCACATTACTATGGACAATTTGGAAGCACAAGCATAATTTCATGACATAACCAAATAATTCACAGGATAaagaatcaaatttaaaaacattgttAATTGACTATGTTAATTGTATGTTACagtttttaattcaataaaataattcttACCTACACCTAGGCATATTCATGAGTCGTGCCTGAGCAGGTTCTAGTCGGACCGAACTGGGCCTGAGCAGAATCGACCAGACTCAATTGGATATGAACATGTTCGGGCCATATTTAATTGGACTTGAACTTGTTTGAACCAAATTCAATCGGCTCGACTAGTTTATATAAAAGTTCAAGTTTGGTCTGAATTTAATTCAGTCTACTTTCATTAGTCAAACCGCATTTAAGCTAAGCGGATTTGGACGGGCCTAAGGGATACCTAGGCCTCTACACATGTACACCTACACCGGAGCATATGTACATAAACCCgtcataaaataaaatgtttttgaGAATTTTTATCTCTAAAATCCGAACCTAATTGTAATAGattcaatttaagaaaaacaattacgTGTCAGGTTTAATGAACCCGGTTTGAGTACATAATTTACTAATCGAATGATGTATTGTATATGTCGAATATAAATGTAGGTGAAAAATGAGTTGCCTAGCACATTCAAGGCATACCGGTACCAGCAGCATCGTTGGTCATGCGGTCCTGCTAATCTCTTCAGGAAAATGGTGATGGAGATTATGACAAATAAGGTAAGTTCACAACTATTATGTTCCTGTATTATTACAACTTACAAGACATAACTtacattataattaatatttgcaGAAAGTTACATTGTGGAAGAAAGTACATGTGATTTACAGTTTCTTCGTAGTCAGAAAAATCGTAGCCCACATTGTTACATTCGTGTTCTACTGTGTGGTTTTGCCTGCAACTGTTTTAGTACCAGAAGTTACAGTTCCGAAGTGGGGAGCTGTTTATATTCCTTCGATCATCACTCTTCTTAACGCTGTCGGAACCCCAAGGTTTAGTTTCTTTTGCTTATTCTCATCAAATTAACATATATACGGCTGGTGTGAATTGTGAAGATTGTTATAATTAATTGCAGATCACTTCACTTGATTGCGTTTTGGATCCTTTTCGAGAATGTGATGTCGTTGCATCGGACTAAAGCTACCTTCATCGGGTTGCTTGAGGCGGGCAGGGTTAATGAATGGATCGTCACTGAAAAACTCGGAGATGCTTCCAAGTCAAAAGCCCCCAAAAAACCTCGCTTTAAATTAGGAGAAAGGTACTTTTTTGTTTTCGAGCCGAAATTGATGTAGAAATTAAGTGTTCAATTCAACTTAGTTGTCGAGTCGACACTATAATTCGTGCACCATTTCTAACTCGTATCTTATGTTTGATATTCCAACATTGACAGACTCCACCTGTTAGAACTCGGAACTGGAGCGTTCCTATTCTTCTGCGGTTGCTACGATATTGCATTCGGTAAAAATCATTATTTCTTCTACCTTTTCGCTCAAGCAATCGCGTTTTTCATCATGGGATTCGGCTACATCGGTACATTTGTTCCCAATTCTTAATGTGAACGTCTGAAAAGTAGCTACAGTTGGTACAGCTCTTTCAGCATTTCTTCAAACCTAATCCTGCGCCATTAATGGTGCATTAAAACTGGAAATTTCTGCAGTTTTTAGgtttgtataaaaaaaacaagacaGTGAAGGTGCATAACGGTCATATTCTTTTATCTTGTGAATATTACATTTTATGGAAGCTACAGACACATTGGATTTTGATTGTATACAgagaatataaaaaaagttattttcattaCGTAGACAGAGCAGAACATCTTGGGATGGAATTGTCACTGTGACATTTTGTAGGGGTTCTTTTTGTTGGGTTCAAATTGTATTGTTTGTGGTTGGCATTGTGTTTGGAAGGAAATAAATAgaaatttttttgcaaaaattatTGCTTAGACCAAGTTTATAATCATTAGTCCGTTTACTCACAGTGAGTGAATTGTACTGGTTAATCATTAGTCcgtttattaaatttttgccCCTAATTGTATTTCAATGCTGAAACTATAATTCGTATCAAATTAGAACCTTAAATTTGTTATATTTCAGGCGAtagttattgaaaaaaattcaggCTATGCACACTTACATATGATAATTGGataggtatttttttttttccgaatgtcaaattgatatgtatttaTCTGAATTTGTTCTAAGTATTATTGCCTgag
Coding sequences within it:
- the LOC126678064 gene encoding glucomannan 4-beta-mannosyltransferase 9 encodes the protein MEGLTTTRIIPEAFEGARDDLSMQFLIVWDQVKAPLIVPLLRLAVAICLFMSLMLFFERVYMGVVISLVKIFGRKPEKRYKWEPLKDDVELGNSVYPMVLVQIPMYNEREVYQLSIGAACGLSWPSDRIIIQVLDDSTDPTIKDLVEIECQRWASKGINIKYEIRDNRNGYKAGALKEGMKRSYVKNCDFVAIFDADFQPEPDFLWRTVPFLVHNPELGLVQSRWKFVNSDECLMTRMQEMSLDYHFTVEQEVGSSTYAFFGFNGTAGVWRIAALNEAGGWKDRTTVEDMDLAVRASLKGWKFLYLGTLKVKNELPSTFKAYRYQQHRWSCGPANLFRKMVMEIMTNKKVTLWKKVHVIYSFFVVRKIVAHIVTFVFYCVVLPATVLVPEVTVPKWGAVYIPSIITLLNAVGTPRSLHLIAFWILFENVMSLHRTKATFIGLLEAGRVNEWIVTEKLGDASKSKAPKKPRFKLGERLHLLELGTGAFLFFCGCYDIAFGKNHYFFYLFAQAIAFFIMGFGYIGTFVPNS